The Desulfovibrio piger DNA segment GTGGGCCCGGCGCAGGGCCGCGGCAAAAGCCTTGAGCAGGTCGGCTTCCTGCTTGTGGCAGTCGGCGATGAGGTTGACCAGCACTTCCGTGTCGGTCTCGGAATGGAAGACATAGCCCTTCTGCAGCAGCTCTTCCTTCAGTTCCTGATAGTTCTCGATGATGCCGTTATGCACGATGGCCAGGCGGCCGTCGTTGGAAGCATGGGGATGGGCATTGCGCTCGGCGGGCACGCCGTGCGTGGCCCAGCGGGTATGGCCCATGGCGCAGGTGGCCATGGAAACAGGCTCCTTGGCCAGCTTTTCCTCAAGGGCGGAAAGCTTGCCCTGGGCACGGGTGATGCACAGCTCGCCGCGCTGCACGCAGGCAACGCCCGCGGAATCATAGCCGCGGTATTCAAGACGCCGCAGGCCTTCGATGACCACAGGCACCGCCGGACGGTGCCCGGCATATCCGATAATGCCACACATGGTGACCTCCTATGCGATAAGGGATGGCGGAGAGGGGAGCTTTTTTGAGGGGGAAGGGAACCTTTTCCTGGCGGAAAAAAGGTTCCCTTCCCCCCTCAAACTCCCCCCATCCTTCCAAAAACCGCTCATATGCTGTTTTGCCCCACAGGGCAATCCCTGCTCCGGGACGTACGGCGCCCGAAAAAATCAGGGAAAAATGCCGCAGGGAACGGCTATTTTGTCAGTAAAGTCCCGGCCCGGCAAGTGCCCCTCAGGAGGGGACGCCGGGAGGGCGGAGACCCGCCCCTTGCATCCCCGGAAAAAGCGTGCTTTTCCCATCCATATGGCCGCCTGGAGACATCTGGTCTGCCTTTCTGTTCCCGCAAGCTAAAAGCCAACCGTCCGCGAGTAGTTATGGTCCCGTGACTTCGGGTCATGCCCGGCAATGTCATACAATAAAAAAGAGGCTGCCCTTGCGGGCAGCCTTTAATAAGCGGGTTTTGGGGGAGGAGGGTTTCCTCCCCCAGCCTTTATCTTTCCTAGATACCGGCGCTTTCCAGCACGCGGCTGTTGTAGACTTCGATCTTGGCCTTCTGCTCCAGCATGCGCATGAAAGTCTGGTACATGCCTTCCACGCGCTTGCGCTGCACCAGCTCGGTGAGCAGGTTCTCCATGCCGGCCCAGCCGTCGGACTTGGGCTGTTCCACGGCGGTCACACGGCAGAGCAGGGCACCGCACTTGCTGCTGTCTTCCTGCTCGTACACGCTGAAGGCCTGGTCGATCCAGGTCTGCGGCGCGGCGCGGAAGATGACCTGGTTCATGGCCGGGTTGGGCACGAAGCCGGCCAGGGCGCCGTCGCGGGTCAGGTCGGCGCTCTGCACGCGGGCGGCGTCTTCAGCGGGCAGCGCGCCGTCGGTCATGGCCTTGCGGATGGCAGTGGCCTTTTCCATGGCGGCCTGCAGGGACTTTTCCGCCACCAGGGCCTTCATGACGCGGTCGCGGGCCTGGTCCAGGCTGGGCGTGGTGGACGGCTCGGAGGTGAGCACCCGCACCACCAGGTAACGGTCACCGGCTTCCAGGGCCGTGTCCACAGGGGAGTTGGCCGGGGCCTTCATCAGGCTGGCCGCCATCTCGTCGCTGATGCCCAGGATCTTCTGCAGTTCGGCCTGGCCCACCAGACCGGTACGTTCGGCCTTGAGCAGGGGCTGTTCCTTGCCGTCGGCATCCTTGTAGCTGCCGGCGCGGGCCGCGCTTTCCTGCAGGGGACGGTTGTTGATGTTGTCACCGATCAGGCTGTCCAGCACGTCGTTGACCTTTTCCACGCCTTCCTGCTTGGCCAGGGTGGCGCGCACTTCGGCTTCCACCTCGGCAAAGGGCTGCACGCTGGCGTCCTTGCGCTCTTCCATCTTGATGATGTGCAGGCCGAACTGGCTGCGCACGGGCTCGGAGATCTGGCCGGGCTGCAGGGCCCAGGCGGCATCTTCGAAAGGCTTCACGGTCTGGCCGCGCTGGATCCAGCCCAGCTCACCGCCGGGGCCGGCGGCATTGGGGCCGTTGTTGGCATTGGCCACGGCGGCAAAGTCGCCCTTTTCCGCCTCGCTGCGGATGCGGACGGCCTTTTCCATGGCCTGCTTCACGGCCGCTTCGGGAGCGTTCTCCGCCAGGGGCACCAGGATGTGGGCCACCTTGACCTGCTCGGGCTGGCGGAAGCGCTGCTTGTTGGCTTCATACCACTTGAGGGCGGCCTCGGCGCTCACGCTCTCGGGGCGCACCAGACCTTCGGGGGCCACGGCCACATATTCCACTTCCACGCGGGGCTGGCTGGCCAGCTCGGCCTTGTGGGCCTCGTACCAGGCGTTGAGCTCTTCCTCGGTGGGCTTCACCGAAGCGGCAAAATCGGCAGCGGGCAGGTACAGGTACTCCACCGTGCGCTGCTGGGTGAGGAAATCATAGTACTTGCGGGCTTCGTCACCGGCGGCCCAGGCGCTGCCGGCCACGGTGCGCATCACCTTGTCACGCAGGATGCTGTCCGCCAGGCCCTGTTCGTATTCGGCCACGCTCATGCGCTGGGCTTCGATGTTGCGCTTGTAGGCCTCGGGATCGAACTTGCCCTGGGCGTCCTGGAACGCGGGCAGCTTGGAGACCACATAATGCATCTCTTCAGGGCTCACGGTCATCCCCACGCGGGCGGCTTCCTGACGGATCAGCTGGGCGCTGATGAGCTCGTTGAGCACCTGACGGCCCAGCTTCTGCTGCACCAGGGCCTCACGGGTCAGGGAGGGATCGTTGCGCATGGCGTATTCGGCGGCCCGCTGATAGGCCTGCTCGAACTGCTGGGCCGTGATGGCCTCACCGTTGACCTTGGCCACCACATTGCTGGAACCGCCGTCGGTCAGGCTGCCGACGCCCCAGAACATGAAGACGAGGATGATGATGGCGAAGGCTACCTTGACGCCAAAGGACTGGGCATTGGAACGGATATAATCAAGCATGGGCACTCCGAAAAAAGGCACGGAATTTATTGCCCGCAAAGATTCGGGCAACGGACAACTATAGGGGCATTCCGGCAGAAACTCAAGAAGAGCGCGGGAACCGGCCCTCCATCCGCTGCTGACAAGCGATGTCCTTTGCCCTATATGCAGGGGATGGATCATACAGCTATCGAAAGCCTGCTGCAGGCCGTGGCCCGGGGGGACATCCCGCCGGAACAGGCCCTGCGGCATCTGGGAGACGCCACTGCGGCCGACAGCCTGCAGGGCCTGCATCTGGATCATGAACGCGCCCTGCGTACCGGCCTGGGCGAGGTCGTCTTCGCCCAGGGCAAGACCGACGGGGCCCTGGTGGGGGCCGTGCGCGGCCTCAGCCTTCGCGGCGCCCCCGTGCTGGTCAGCCGCGCTTCGGAAGCGCAGGGGGCCCTGTTGCAACGCGAATTCCCCGCAGGACGCTACTGGGCGCAATGCCGTCTTTTCTGTCTGGGCGGTGAAGGCCGGGAAGTGCCGGAGCTGGGCCCGCCGTGGCCCGAAAGGGGCGAGATCATGGTGGTCACGGCCGGAGCGGCCGACATCCCCGTGGGCGCCGAAGCCTACGGAGCGCTGCGCTTCTGGGGCCACGACTGCGGCTTCCTCACCGATGTGGGCGTGGCCGGGCTGCACCGCCTTGCCCCGCACATCCGGGATCTGCGCGCCGCCCGCCTCATCATCGCCGTGGCCGGCATGGAAGGCGCCCTGCCCGGCGTGCTGGCCGGGCTGGTGCCCTGCCCGGTGCTGGCCGTCCCCACGTCCGTGGGCTACGGCGTGGGCGCGGGCGGCATGGCCGCCCTCCACAGCATGCTCTGCTCCTGCGTGCCCGGCCTGGCCGTCCTCAATATAGACAACGGTTTCGGCGCCGCGGCCTTCGCAGCCAAACTGCTGCGCCATGCCTGATGCGCACACAGATGTGCACAACAAGCGCAACTATCTGTTTTTAAACGATAATTTTTTAAATTCCGCGCTCTCCGAAAAGAGGGCACCCCCGTATCCCGGGACGGCCCGCAAGGCCGTCCCGGCCGGGCCGCCAACGGCGTTCACGCCAGCGGACGGCCATGACAGCATTTTTCCCACCCCTTTTTCCTCTCTCCTGCGCAGGACGTCCCGAAACACAGCCATGACACGGGCACTGTCCCTGCCGGGAGTGCTGGCACTGTTGATGCATCTGCCCGTACAGACATCACGGACAGGCCGGGCAGGCATCCTTCACATCTTCAACGACCGGAGCAACTATGATACCGCACCAGATGCTGGACGCGCTTTCACGCCAGACCGGGGCCGCCCTGGCATTCAACGGGGACGGTCTGTGCCGCCTGCGCTTCGACGGCCGCTTCATCGTGGACCTTGAAGTCACGGACGACGAGGACGCCATCTATCTGTATGCCCGCCTGGGGACGCTCCCTGCCGGTGAGCAGGGCAGGGAACTGATGGCCCGGATGATGCGGGCCCATTGCCTGGGCCGGGAGAGCGGCAACACGCTTTTCGGCCTGGACGGTGAGGAGATCATGGCCTTTGCCCGCGTGGCGGCGGCCGAAGCCGGGGAAGGGACGCTCTTCACCGCGCTGGAAGATTTTCTGGATGTCCTGGCCCACTGGGCCGATGTGATGCAACAGGGCCGCTAGACGGGAAGGCCCCGCTGCCTGCTGCCGTCTTCCGGCACCATATACCGGGGCGATTTTGGCCGGAGCTCCGCGTCCGGGAGACCTATCTCAGCGGTGACAGCGCCGCAAAGGAACTGTGCGGAACTCCTTGGCCCTGCAGAGCCCCGCACCGGCCCCGTGCCGCACAGGCGACCACAGGGCATCACCGCCGCGGGGAATCCCACGCCCGCCTGCCCGGTCGCGACAGCCGGAGAAGGCCGCCACGCCGCCGCTCACAACCATATTCATAATGAAGGGGGACGCCATGCCAGGACCAGTGCAGGCAACGCAGACACGCTACATCAGTCTCGATACGGATTTCGGCTATGACGCCCTGGGCGGCATGGGCCGCCTTGGCAGGCACAGCATGGAAGTACTGGAGCCGGGCACACGGCAGACCGACCGCATCCCGGGCCCGCCCAAAACGGTGGGGCGCTGGTTCGCCAAGCTGCTGGACAGCCTCACCCCGGCAAGCTGGCGTGCCCAGGGCAAGTTCCGTCGCGGGCTGGAAGACTTCAGCGCCCAGACGGGCAGGATACTGGGCCATCTGCGCAATGCCGCTGCCGGTGCGCCCGACGATCCCCAGCGCCGTGCGGATCTGGAATCGGCCCTGCGGGAGCTGGCCGGACTGCGGCAGGCGGCGCGCCCCATGACCAGCCGGGGCGCGGACTATGCCGAACTGCTCCAGACCCGTGTGCGCCGCAACATGGCCATCCTGCGCGAGGAAGCCCCGCAACGGGCCGTGGAGTTGCGGCAGCTGCAGACGAGCGGCCTGCTGGATGCCGTCATCGCCGACCTCGATGACGGGCAGGCGGACATGGCCGCCGACCTGGCCCTGATCCGGGATGCCCTGCACACCGGCGCGGACGACATGGCCGCCCGGGTGGAGGCTCGGGCCACCGACCTGGGAACGGCTTCCG contains these protein-coding regions:
- a CDS encoding SurA N-terminal domain-containing protein; amino-acid sequence: MLDYIRSNAQSFGVKVAFAIIILVFMFWGVGSLTDGGSSNVVAKVNGEAITAQQFEQAYQRAAEYAMRNDPSLTREALVQQKLGRQVLNELISAQLIRQEAARVGMTVSPEEMHYVVSKLPAFQDAQGKFDPEAYKRNIEAQRMSVAEYEQGLADSILRDKVMRTVAGSAWAAGDEARKYYDFLTQQRTVEYLYLPAADFAASVKPTEEELNAWYEAHKAELASQPRVEVEYVAVAPEGLVRPESVSAEAALKWYEANKQRFRQPEQVKVAHILVPLAENAPEAAVKQAMEKAVRIRSEAEKGDFAAVANANNGPNAAGPGGELGWIQRGQTVKPFEDAAWALQPGQISEPVRSQFGLHIIKMEERKDASVQPFAEVEAEVRATLAKQEGVEKVNDVLDSLIGDNINNRPLQESAARAGSYKDADGKEQPLLKAERTGLVGQAELQKILGISDEMAASLMKAPANSPVDTALEAGDRYLVVRVLTSEPSTTPSLDQARDRVMKALVAEKSLQAAMEKATAIRKAMTDGALPAEDAARVQSADLTRDGALAGFVPNPAMNQVIFRAAPQTWIDQAFSVYEQEDSSKCGALLCRVTAVEQPKSDGWAGMENLLTELVQRKRVEGMYQTFMRMLEQKAKIEVYNSRVLESAGI
- the larB gene encoding nickel pincer cofactor biosynthesis protein LarB, producing MDHTAIESLLQAVARGDIPPEQALRHLGDATAADSLQGLHLDHERALRTGLGEVVFAQGKTDGALVGAVRGLSLRGAPVLVSRASEAQGALLQREFPAGRYWAQCRLFCLGGEGREVPELGPPWPERGEIMVVTAGAADIPVGAEAYGALRFWGHDCGFLTDVGVAGLHRLAPHIRDLRAARLIIAVAGMEGALPGVLAGLVPCPVLAVPTSVGYGVGAGGMAALHSMLCSCVPGLAVLNIDNGFGAAAFAAKLLRHA
- a CDS encoding type III secretion system chaperone, producing the protein MIPHQMLDALSRQTGAALAFNGDGLCRLRFDGRFIVDLEVTDDEDAIYLYARLGTLPAGEQGRELMARMMRAHCLGRESGNTLFGLDGEEIMAFARVAAAEAGEGTLFTALEDFLDVLAHWADVMQQGR